A part of Neochlamydia sp. AcF84 genomic DNA contains:
- a CDS encoding ParB/RepB/Spo0J family partition protein, translating into MNVSQEKLSLFEELRYVPLDHINISPFQPRRQFAESELKELAESIKAVGLIHPPIVRTVENSSHYELVAGERRFRAAKLAGLFEIPVLVRSSSHILSAQAALIENIQRVDLNPIEISKALFSLMEEFKFSQEKLAASVGKKRSTIANYLRLLSLPNLIQDSLSKNLITMGHAKAILAVEGAEKQVYLHELILRESLSVRETEKAVQKLKQKIKHKKLSYETRDFYLEQLAEKLQYKLGTKVFIRAKGRQGRISIDYFNLDDLERLLEALGVRE; encoded by the coding sequence ATGAATGTTTCCCAGGAAAAACTTTCTTTGTTCGAAGAATTGCGTTATGTGCCGCTCGATCATATTAATATAAGTCCTTTTCAGCCTAGACGGCAGTTTGCTGAATCTGAATTAAAAGAATTGGCTGAATCTATAAAAGCAGTGGGCTTAATTCATCCACCTATTGTTAGAACTGTGGAAAATTCTTCGCATTATGAGCTGGTGGCAGGAGAAAGGCGCTTTCGTGCTGCTAAGCTAGCAGGCTTATTCGAAATTCCTGTGCTTGTGCGATCGTCAAGTCATATACTTTCTGCCCAAGCTGCTTTAATTGAAAATATTCAGCGAGTGGATTTAAATCCTATAGAGATTTCTAAAGCCCTATTTAGCTTGATGGAAGAATTTAAATTTAGCCAAGAAAAGCTAGCCGCCTCGGTGGGAAAAAAACGTTCGACGATTGCCAATTATCTACGTTTATTGTCTTTACCTAATCTTATACAAGATAGTTTAAGTAAAAATCTAATTACCATGGGGCATGCCAAAGCTATCCTAGCGGTAGAAGGGGCCGAAAAGCAGGTTTATCTGCATGAATTGATTCTAAGAGAGAGTTTAAGTGTGCGTGAAACTGAAAAAGCGGTACAAAAACTTAAGCAAAAAATTAAGCATAAGAAACTCTCTTATGAAACGCGTGACTTTTATTTAGAGCAACTAGCAGAAAAACTGCAGTATAAACTAGGCACTAAAGTTTTTATCCGCGCCAAGGGAAGGCAAGGGCGCATTTCTATCGACTATTTTAACCTTGACGATCTTGAGCGCTTGTTAGAAGCTTTGGGAGTCAGGGAATAA